gcataaaccttactttgggtggtggtctaatagatttgttaagtactgtataTCTGCTTTTTTCCATAACCTTGGTACATTTTGGTTGTATCAAATGTAACTATAATAGATACTGTGGTATTAAAGCATGTTGTATTAAAAAGATTGACGTATTTAGGTTTTGACAACTTTAAATGTAAGTTAGTGTTTTCAAGTGACTGCAGAACACACCTATAATTTGCTTATCACTGCTGAATGTACTCATGTTAttcttttgcctttcttttctATTACTGCAGGTATTATGAAGCCTTCCCTCCTTTGTCAGAGAAACCTGTTTGTCTCCAAGAGATCATGACGGTGTGGAACAAGGCTAAGGCTTGCGCTTACTCAAGTTCATCATCTTCGGCAGCCCCACAGACCAGCACAGACACCTCCTCCCCTAAAGATTGCAACAGCGAGGGCGAGGCTGCAAAGGAACGAAACCCAGAGGCGTGTGGTACCATCACTACAGTGACCAATGAGAGAGGCCAGCAACGACGAAGcaagaaggagaaagaaaacagataccatggtggagcagcagcagaggagaagtCGACCGTCCACTCAAAGAGACAGACCAGACACAGATCTGAGGGCAAATACAGACCCAGATCTTGGTCGTCTGGCTCCAGCGAGGCGGGCTCAAGCTCAAGTGGGAACCAGGGTGACTCCAAGTCATCCAGAAGCAAGGCAGTTAGAATACGGCACAAATCCAGGGAGGCTGTGAAGAACAAGAGAGCACGCAACAGTGGGCAAGTGAAGCTTCAGGTGAAGGTCATCGACAAAGAGGAGCGAAGAAACGCAGGAGGGAGCAGTAGCAGCGCCACAGGAGGAGCTGCCAAGCAACCACAGCTTTACAAAAAGGGGAAGCGACCGCTGAAGGAGATTCGTAAAGATCCAGGCTGGAAGGAAGCGAAAGAGTCCGGAGTTGAGGCCAGAAACAAAAAAGAGTACATGGAAGAGCCACTTTGGTACACTGAGCCCATCACAGAGTATTTTGTACCTTTCAGCAGCAGACAAAGCAAGCTGGAAACGAAATATCGAAGCAAGGTCGACTCTCCTGATGGCTTTGCTTTGGCAGCCGACATGGAGAGGCTGCCGGAGAGAATCCAGGGAATCTGCATTGCCAACGAGAGCTACCAGAGAGCGTACCTAGCAGCAGGCTCGTTTGTGGATGGGCACTTTGTGGAAGGGCCTGGCGAGGCAGAAGACGAACCTGCTGAACTCACTGGGACCTCAAGCTGCCCTCAGCCCGAGGATAGTAGAGATTTAGATGACAAGCATCTGTCTGAATTCACTCACTTCTATGAAGTGGATATTTATCAATCCATACTGGATACTAGTGCCTCAGACTCGATACAAGAGAGTCGGATCCTAAGCATGATTCGACAGAAAAGCAAAGAGCAAAGAGACGTTGAGGCAGAATGTTGTTTAGTGTTAGATGGCCTTGAGCAGCAAGGGAAAAGTGCAATACGGGCAGACTCACAGGAAGCTTCGGGATCTGTTGGATTCTTAATGGAGGATCTTGAAACCATGGCTCAAGTGTGGGGATGTTATTCGCCATCTACTTCAGAAGATATAGATGGAGAAAGCTTTGTAGGAGACTCTCCCATCCGGCTCTCTCCCCTCCTCGATAGTGTTTCATTCACACTGAGCAAACTATCGGGGCATCTGGAGGAGCCGCCTGTTCCTGAAGCCACCCGTGAACCATCTGGTTTGAACTCATCCTGCTTCTCACTTTTCGAGCTGCAGTATGACAGCCCCACTTTTCCTTTTCCCCGCGACTCACTCACCGTTGGTCATGAAAACAACACAGATTCTAGTAGCTGTCTCGACCCCCATTCTAATAAACAGTCTCGTTTGctaatatggaccaaaaatagTGCCTTTGATGAAACTGAACACTGTTCGAACCTTTCGACAAGAACTTGCAGTCCGTGGTCACATTCAGAGGAGACTCGTTCAGACAACGAGCAAGGAAATGTTCCAACAGAGGATGCTGCTCATATTGGCAACGAAGAGATTGATTGTATAATCCCTCCGCTCTCTGGTACATATCTGGAGGACGAAATCTTGGAGTTTTTGCAAGAAGACTCGGGGCGCAAGTGTGAGGAGGTCAGTGTTAAAACAACAACCAATCAGACCTtcatcaaaaagtcaaaattggaGTCCATTTGTGGGATAGCATTAGAAGAAGACGAGAGTAAACAGTACAGCACTGGCATGTTTTCGGACAACACAAACCAACACAGTGATGACTACAGCTCAGGGATAATAAAGGACATTTGGACTGCAATAGGAGACGACAAATCTGTAATGTCGAGGCAAGGAGCAGAGAAACCAAGGGAGGGGCTATTTTCAGATGAACCAGGCGGTTATTGCTGCAGCTGTCTGGAGGTGCAGGCAAAAGGAGGTCCAATTCAAGGACCTCAGAAAAAAGCAGTGCAGCGGTCAGAGTATCACTTGTGGGAAGGCAAGAAAGAAGAGCAAGACTTAGCCAAAAACAAACTCTGCAAGGTGGATGCTGCCGGGGATTATATGACTCCGTCCAAGCCCTGGGACTTAAACTCTGACAAGGAGAATACATCGTTCATCCTGGGAGGGGTTTATGGAGAGCTGAAGACACTAACTGGCGATAAGAATTGGGCTGTTGTGCCGCCAAGCGACAGCCAAGAAAGCTTGCTAACatgtgctgctgcagctgcttctGCTTCTAGCTCAGACATGCTCACCATCACTGGCACAGATGTGTTCATGAACACTGGCAGCTGCTTTGCTCCTGGACACAAGCCCTTGTGGAGGCCTCTTGTGTCCTTCGGGCAGACTGACCAGGCTATCAGAGGAGGCGGGGATGGATTGAATAAGGGATTTTCTTTCATCTTCCATGAAGATTTGCTCGGATCTTACGGAGGCTTGCACAGTGAGGAGCAAGGTTTGGAATATCCGTTCACATCCTTCAACCTGAACAATCCCTTCTCCCAAGTCCTCCATGTTGAGTGTTCCTTTGAGCCTGAAGACATGGCATCGTTCAGTCCGGGGTTCAAGCCCAAATCGATTCTTTGCTCGGACTCTGAGAACGAAGCCTTTCACCCTAGAATATACGGCATCAACAGGACGCAGTACAGGGCCATCCGCATTTCCCCCAGGACTCATTTCCGACCAATATCGGCCTCCGAGTTGTCTCCTGGTGGAGTGAGCGATTCTGAGGCTGAGACTGACAAAGAGGAGATGAGTTTTCCCGTCCTGGCGCCGGTGGACGTCTTTGATGATCCTCAGGCTGACCTCAAACCTCTTGAGGAGGATGCAGAATGTGAGGGCCCTTATTATGGGAAGTCAGAACTGGAATCTGGTAAATTCTTACCCAGATTAAAGAAGTCTGGCATGGAGAAGAGTGCCCAGACCTCTTTGGATTCACAGGAGGGTTCCAGTACCCTTCTGCCAATCGCTGAGCAAGAGATTTGCTTAGACTGCAAAACGGCAGCGGCTGCTTCAACTGCAGGTGGAGAGACGGGTGTCTCAGTCTGCAAGATTCAAAAGGAGGAATCTTCAGGAGAAAAACAGTCCTGCTTATGTGCACCAGCAGGTCAGATCCCCAAGTATGGGATCACTTATGACTTTGTTGGAGAAATGCCAGAGGTGAGGATTTCCtagaaatgatatttttaggctggccacacactagacaattttaAGTTTAAGAATGTGAGACCATAGACAGGACATAAGGACAgtttcaacatatttttaacaCTATAGTCCTGTGAACAGGACTAGAAATTTATGTGATCAAATGCGAAtttagtgaaaaaataaatctagaAGATGTCTGGCTTCAACAGTTAGCTGTCCTGGCATGCCTTCTTTTTTGCTCTGAAAAATTgtgcagtgtttattttgtcgactaaaactatgaataaaaatattagtttGCTACATTATTTTTTAGTGAAGGAGACTAGTCTAAGACTAGTGAAAAAACTATAGACGAAGAAAACTAAACATACTTTTAtcagagactaaaatgtttgtgctgATAATCCTCCACCGTGTGTGTAATCGTTAAACACAAAGTGATTAGGTAGAGAGCATTTAAGGTATGTTggtattttatctatttattttaaatcagtttaagtATTGATAATGCATTAGTGTGTTATatatttattgtaattttaCAATATGGCTTATTTAATAGGTCAAAGAAAAtggtaaagactaaaatgcaaggaaaattttgttgactaatgcTAGGGTAAATGTTTTTGATAGGGGTACACAATATTGGGTTATGCTGATATGCGtaaaacttaagtccttaaaacacacaattttaagttcaaggatgaacaaataaacaaatttcagtcattaaagCACCTTAAAGTCTAGGTAATGTTGatgagtgggaaaaaaaagcctCAGCCTATAGTATGTCTGATATAgacacatttttagtcagaataTGTTCGTAAATatgagcagaaatgttcataccTGTAAATGCTGATAATTCACATTTtaggctaatatctgctgataccaataacaTGCCTTTAATATcatgcagccctagttttttagtttttcattgaCCAAAATTAGACTAAAAATTTCTGGagtttaaattaaaatcaaactaaaacatgaatgttttaatctaaagactgctaaatttaaaatagctgccaaaataacaCTGCAATTAAAGCACATGTGTTGTTGCCATGGTCCCACAATCTTGTTTTTGAACAAAGTTGTCTTGGAGATTAGATCTGTTTATGTTTACTTCCATGTTTGTGAGCTTTAGAAATATGCAATATCCTTTTGCCTCTCAGTGTTCTCACTCTTATTGGCTATTGCTGGTAGTCAGTTGTAGTCTGATCTGGAATCATAactatcaaacatgtttgatattgtaATTAATGATTATTTGAATGATAATTAAtctttctgattatttttatttccatcccTTTATTCACAATCAGAGCACAGTAATACCAGAGCAATTGGAATTATATAATATTATGAATAAATTATTTATAACCTGTTACCCAATGGACTAGCCACAGTCTGTTTTATGGAATCTCCCTAAGGGAAAAATAGTCTTCAGTGTGCAGATAGTGTTTAGCTGTGTTGCTCTATTAGTCCTGTCTGTTTTGCACTGCATCATTTGTGCATCTGTTAACTCTAATACGGTAGTTGATCTCTCAGAATGGAGTGATGAGATACTTAAAGCCCTCAAGTTGGGCTGGTCTCCTCTGCCTGTCACCTGTTGCTCCCTTAATAAGAAAACTCTGCAGTCAAACCAGTGCTCCACATGGTTTATCTGCTTAATGTTGCACTACCAGTTTTCTTCACATGCGTGGTTATGACCTAAAAAAATGGACAGAGGTTACAAAATGGTGCTATCCCATGCTGGTGGGGGTTGTATTTTTTCTGAACAGTGAAGGTGAAGCAGCCCAAGCAATATAAAGCAAATAGGGATGAATTTTCAATCATGTTAGGTCTTGTGCTATGTGTGACTGTGGTAGTCACTGCACCTGTGGTAATGATATCCCATGTCTTAGCACTTTGTACTGGTATCAAAGTTGCCCTGGTATATAAGCCGTAGCCAACTTTctaaaggtttattttatgtctttatttaaagagaAGGAGGGTGCATAGAGTCGGGCAAGACTTGAACCACTTAGGTCATCTGCTCTCCCAATAGCAAACTTTTGAGATCTTAAAACAAGTATGAAAAGTGGGGCTTACCAGATTTCATGGTAAATGACTGCTTAAGTGACGATGGGCTTTGCTACATCAAACGTTTTTTGTAAAGGGAAGCCTTTAGCTATCAAAAGTTATTGATATTCTGACCTAAGGCAGACATTGGTTATTCATTGCTTGGCCAAATTATGGTTAGAAGTTGGTTAAAGCTTGTTGTCTTGTTGGCTCTTATTCACCTGCTCCAAGCACACCTCTCCTCTGAGCTGCTTGAATTGTGACGGACATATGAGCCACACAGTGGAGGaaaaatatggattttgaatgttcagttcatcagagtttttatgACAAAGTTCTTCCCATAGGTCAGCAGTGTCTTGTCTCTGTGATGGGAACATGGTCATAGATGAacatttctccctcatgtttCCTGTAAATCATAAAACTCTTTAACAagtgaaagtacattttgactGTGTGTGACATAAACAGCTCTGCAGTAGAGGAGGTGACATGATAATCCTGCACCAAATCAGTAAATTCATTGCCAATACTTTTATCAATTTATGGATTTGCTGTTGCTGCCCTATTTGATAATGATGATCCCACAGTTGGACAGAGAATCAGGCctaaaatcgtctagtgtgtagCCAGTCTTACATGTCAATTTAATGTGATCACTCTGAGAGAGAATGTAATAAATTGTTGACCTGTGTTTCATAATCTGCTCTGAGCTGTCAGATGAGTTCCACCTGAGATGTGTCAACGTTTACTGAAACTCTAACCACTTCTCGTTTGTCTTGTTTAGTTCCCTCTGTTAAATGTAAGTGGACAGGGAGGAACTAGCAACCAGCAGGATGAGTGCTGGTGGCAGAACACACTCTGTTCCCCCCTTTTCCCTGGATCTCAGTGTACAGGTAAAACACAGAGTTAACTTTTACTCTGAATTCATTGTGTTTCTGTTACTCTAAGTCTTTGGTGTTTATGAAAGGGGTGATAACATCTACTGATGTGTAATAAGAGAGTTTAATAAACACAATCATAATCGGACAGGAAGACACTTTACTATTCAGATCTGCTCAGACATCTTGAAGAGGCAGAAAACTGGtgtgaaagtgaaaaacaaTAGCATAGAAAATAATCCTTTTTAgttgaaaaagtttttacaaAAGGAAACATTATCTTGGGACCTTTCTTGTCTCAGAAACTTCTTCATCtggtcattaaaaacacaactaaGCAGGACAACATTTGaataataagagaaaaaatagtcccattataaaagaaaaaggatGTAGAGTTTTTAGCTTAGATGGTTTAGGCCACACAAAAAAGGAAACCAGGAAGGAAATGAGAACGAGTCATATTTCCTCTGCAGGACCAAGAGCATGGCTGTCTTTTCTTTGGTATTTACTTCATACTGAAACAACTTGACTGAGATGAGTTTATCTGGTCACCTGAAACATTGGAGAATTTGGATCCCTgggatttaaaaattgcagcttACATGGTTTATTATCAGCTCTTCGACTTCAATTCATGAACTATGTTCACTTAAAAATACAGTCCAATAAACATCAGCCATTCTCAAAGACCAAGACTCAAATTAAGAACAACAggatcaaaaacagcaaaaatgaacaaatgactTCCAAGATTATAAGCAAATGGAGCCCATGGTAGAAATGACTGTTTAAACTGAAGAGCGTGGCTggatattcagttttactggCTTCTCTACCGTGGACTCTTATCTACTAATAATCTGGCaagttatttgtttatttttagctgttttaattCCTATCTCTTCATCATGAAGAGCACATAATTCTGGTTAAAATATCTATTATGTTTTAGCCTGTCATTGGTTAGAATATTTAGACATTTAATCCCTCTCTTTAAGAACAACAGGTGTTTCAGCATCCATGGTGGTCTCCCACTTCCCTGGTGCATTTCATTGTGTGACTCTGGAGTTTTTAACAACCTGTTTAGATCCAACACTCTACAATAACAAACTAAATAACAGGTCCAGGCAGCACTAGACCAGTATCTCCTGTTTCTTTCAAggtaaatttgcatttttttagtgGAGTATGATGGTTTCAAGGCGAGCTGTTTCAGGGTTAGGTTTCTACTCCCTTGAAAGGTTGGATTGCAGGTTGTCTGAGAGTTGCAATCTACTTTACAAAACTTTAGGTATTTGATGCCAAGTTTTATTAACCTACTTTGACCTAAGGTCACCTCCAAAAAACACCCTCAGAGTAGTGTTTAAATGCAGAGTTCCATTGTTTACTAAAATTGTTATTTCTCAGCTTCAGCAGTTAGATAcgttacaaaaaaaacataagaaagcTTAATACGTTGACTTTAACTGTAAATAACGGCCTCTGACCCAAGGTtcattagcatttttttttgtatcaattAAGCGAATCAAAATTGTAAACACCTCCTCTTCAGACACCTCCCTTATTCAGTGAGACTCTACAGGTGGATCTCCACTGACACCATAATTCTGGTTGTTTTcaaatgtattgtttttcttGTCTGATTTGCTGTTGTGTGGTCTGGCAAAATACTGCTGGGGTCAGCCTCTATGTAAATCCACTTGGTGATCAACCATCATTTGTGTCACAGCTTGACTTAAAATCTTCTTTATCCATCAACTTTTCCTCATGAAAACTCAAGAGACTAAACCCAAAACATGTTTTATCTGATTGAGCTAAAGGTTTAGGTTCACCAGTATACTTACACCTAAATCCAGCCTTAAAGGTgtataaaaacacaagcaaatggTCTAAAAGGGTGGgcaagttaaagttaaaatactGTGATTACAAGAGCCTGGAGCCTGTAAACGATATTTTACACTAAAATGGTGTTTTTAGTGGTTTTATTTGCACGATTTAAAATAGGATAAACTAAACAACAATGAGTGCATCATGTTATGTGGTTCTATGATTGCGGAAAACTAAAATCATAATCGCAAATTGGCATCAGAAAGGCAAGGAAAGATGCTGTGGGACCCAGGGCAATACAACGCTGTTGATGCAGACGCTGTGGAAATGGCCAAAGTTTAACCTCCTTGAATgttgtcatattgtaaaatactAGCAACCAGTAAGTATGACCTTGTTGGGTGCTTACATGAACAAAGTTCAAATGGCAATTATATATCTAACCTGTCAGTGACAATGAAACCAAAAGCAGAAATATCTGAGCTTCATAGACTCCTGTATGTGCTTAAAAGCTTcaaaaaacatcagacacaGGAGCCAAAGGAAACAGCAGATACAGTGAGGAGTTAGTTGTAACATGGATGCGCACGTGTGCAACAATCTAACTATTTGCATGACTTCTTTTTTCCAGGGAGCAGCAACATTTGAATACTCCAGTTTTGCAGAGGACACCTGTCGTGGAGGGGGCCCTCCTCTCCTTTTGTGACTGGACCTCTACCAGCAAAGATTCAGGGTCATCTCAGAGCTGGAAAACCTAACGTAGGCTCATTTTCTGAGAACACCCAACCAAAACACCCCACACATAACCCTGCTGGTTTTCATTTACTAACTTAAAAACCTTGTGTAAtcaatcagatcaacaaaaagtgagtgaaaataggaaaactcaaaaaatatgTTCTGTCTTTGAGTGATGCCATGTGCGGAAATGCATTTTAGGCGTTTTTAGAATTTGTTTCATTTGATTCTTCTGTACACTGGTCCTCATTCGAGTCTCACCATTGGGTAGTTGGGACAATCTTTTGTTCTATCCTTGTCAGTTTTGttcccaccatttttgctttttgaacTAGGATACTGGTAGTTGTTGGTGTCTGAATggttgtgcatgtgtgttcGTCCAGCCAGTCTCACTCCTCCTTTTCTGATGTTGTGTGAAAAATGACTGCTATCGCATCCTCTACTTTCCATCTTTGTGTTCAGAAAGATTATACAAGGATGTTGAGGTTTCTGAGTTGTGTAAGAGTTTGAGAGTTTAATTTAAATAGTTTGTTTGGACGACTTTCTGAATGTGAAGTAGAGAATGTGTGCAGCTTTCTTCTAAATATCCCCAAACATCCCCTCCATGTGTGAAAAGTTATCATAAATGAGTCTGATTTTTGAATGGTGATAGTCTTGCAGAAGCTAGTAGTAGACTTAGTATGGTTTGTGAggctaaaataaaaagaaaaaatcttttaaaaataaaaaaacaggaaatcaaaaatgagttttgttggaaaaaatacTAATAATCTACTTGAAATGCAATGCTGTAAAAGAACcgaggggaaaaaagaaaaaaagtttgtgttttgCGGTAAAGCCCCATCATGAAAAGACAAAACTACAGCCATTTCTGCAGACACCTTTGTTGCAActgaactgttttattttttgtaataatttCTATGGTACAAACTATTGGTGCTATAAATATGTTCAATTTGAAGTTGCAGTTCCATAAATACGGCTGTGATGGGTAGGAAGCTTAGTTTTGTTTGTAGTCCACAAAGTCAGACTCCATGAATATCTTTTTGcgaaaaaaattgtgaaaagaagaaaaaagtttcTTGCTAAATGTGGCttggtttttttattttaacgtAACCTCTCAGTTGTCAGGCCTGTAACGACAAAAATTGCAGGTGTTTTAATCTCAATTTTCTACGCACCTTTTCAGTTGGTTGTCACTGAGCAGGAAGGACAAAATCAGCATCGATAGATGGTAAATTGACCCTTTGTTTGCCCCGGCCTCCTTTGTTACTGTTACTAAGTTAGACAGATTTTGTTGCATGGCTGTTTAATAATTTGATTCTTTTGTAAACCTTAGTGAAAGGTAAAAGATGCAGTAGGGTGTCTGAAGATGACTCAGAATCTCTGCAAACTTGttaaaattgttgaaaatattaATGATGTCTGATGCAAGAGATGTCGACTGACGTTGTCTTGGAGATCCAcaagtttttgttttgcaaaagtGATAAACCAGATGTTCCACATCCTTTGCTGGCATTATCAAGTTAATCTTAGCTGATTTCATACAGCTATTTAAGTGTAGTTAAAATCTAAAACCTCAGTCCTTAGAGATCACATGAGATGCATAAATcaccttaaaacacactttaaagtgtaaggaattaTGATGAATTAAGaagaagacttcagctgatgtaggtctgttggtctagCCTAagactccacaaacttatttgttttaTGGCCAggatttacagatgatataggcagatttttaaagtaaaaagtgtgttataaatattggcaaaaatgctcCCATCTGCAGATACTGATGTTCTACCCCCATTAGGCACCATCCAAGAGTTGATTTACTGCTAGTATCGGGGAAAAACACGgaacaatacccaaccctaaTGCAATAATATTGCGTACTAAAAACTGTAAACATTACAGGTTGTTTGTAGATTGCATCTCATTATAGCAGAGAGCTCCAGGTGGGGGTAGGAATCTATTGTTGCATAGAGAAGCGCTATCAAAACGCGAAACCTGCCTGTTGGTTACGGCTTGGAGACCGCTGCTTTTGCGTCatgaaaaagtgacacatttttttatacGCTGACTTTTGGGCTTCATTGTggtcacatgactgcaagcAACCTGTAAAGATGAACTGTGGCTATTTCCAAAGACTGCTGTGCAGTCAAGTTTTGTGTTGTTGACAAAATGGGATTCTGTTCCGAGCCCAAACTGCTCAGTGTTTCATGGCATAAATTTGATTGGTTGAAAATGTTCAGGACTTTGGGTTGGGTTGCTTTGGTGTAAATCCTAAAGCTAGACTAGTAAAGACGCACCGCCCCCGATCATACTTTTGCCTGTCATATTCAATTTTATAACACTGGTTTGTCTTTGGTAGATATCGATATGAAATCCACAGTTAGGAAGCAGGATGGAAAATACTCCTGGATTATGATGTGACTATCTTCAGTCGCTCTTCCAGACACCCTGAGCAGACCCTTTCACCTGTTCAAATAACAAAATTAAGGTCAAAATTTTACtgtgacagaaagaaaagacaTGACCTGGATGAAAGCTTGTCTAACTGAAAGTAGTAACAGTTGCTTTGAGAGggggctctctgattggttgttcagcggaccaatcagagagccaacAAAGGGTCGATTACTCATGCTGCACCAAACATAAAGCTAAACAAGTTGTGGGGTGATGGTCAAACCAAAAACATGATCAGCATAATTACACTAAGGTACAATGCTTTTCTTTCCATATGAGGcgtgtcttttattttttaggtttaCGATATATCGTGTTGAAATATTGAGTAACGTCTCACTGTGTGAGTGTGCGCGTTTGTTGGCTACAGAACTTGTGAAGGTTCAGAATGAGTGGAACTAGAACTTTATCTCAGAGAAATGTGAATGTGTGCAGAGACGTACATTCACTAAATGCAAATGCATCAAAAACATCCCCTTAAATATAAACCGTTGACGAATTGAGTACTAAATACTTGCTGTGTTTCAGTTCTTATGACCTGTGCTTTCATTAATACAGGAATTTGAAGCTCCTGAAGATGCAAATGTTAGAGATCGACTGATATGGGATGATATGGTTTTCCAGTTTTCCAGTATGTGTAGAatttatttccaaaaaatgaCAAGtgtgaaaatttaaaagaaagctGTCATTGGGTAGATAAGCAGCAGAGCAATACTACATCTGTAGCAGTGGCTAAAATTCAATTTAAGAACATCAAAGGTTAATTTTTGCACCACCTTctaccacagaaaaaaagtccTTTAAAAACTATTGTGGATGTTATAACCTGGAAAGATGAAAATCTGGCCCTCAACTAATCTTTTGtcagctatttcttttttttgcacatgcCCTAAACAACCTATCATGGAAACCctcatcacattttctttttgctcACTGCAGCTTAAAGGCATTTATTCATAAATGCCTATCCACCTTATTCATAGCCCCCATGATACTTAGTGGTCCCCTCTGTCTAACAGGGATTTGGTATAACAGAAGCTAATTCTGATTATGTGAGCGATTTAGAGATTAAGACTTGTAAGTAATCTGTTACACTTGAAACACGGTAATATTATTATTCCTCCACCTTCTACTGGAGAGGACAAAATGAGGTAAATGCCTTCAATAAGGTGAATTTAgttaactttattagcttcatatcAGTGTTTGCATAGTAATAGGGA
This genomic stretch from Cheilinus undulatus linkage group 22, ASM1832078v1, whole genome shotgun sequence harbors:
- the kiaa0232 gene encoding uncharacterized protein KIAA0232 homolog — protein: MRPVSTDSDGPAPPENLSCPYPLVGPLPASEMSLLQSLGPVQSWLGQELEKCGIDAMIYTRYVLSLLLHDSYDYDLQDQENDIFLGWEKGTGKKWGKSKKKGGTDLSLEEMKKQAAVQCLRSASDENSGIESLVEELCSKLKDIQNKQKEEKQIQKKSDGAQSPERAESPSSKDQVEMYYEAFPPLSEKPVCLQEIMTVWNKAKACAYSSSSSSAAPQTSTDTSSPKDCNSEGEAAKERNPEACGTITTVTNERGQQRRSKKEKENRYHGGAAAEEKSTVHSKRQTRHRSEGKYRPRSWSSGSSEAGSSSSGNQGDSKSSRSKAVRIRHKSREAVKNKRARNSGQVKLQVKVIDKEERRNAGGSSSSATGGAAKQPQLYKKGKRPLKEIRKDPGWKEAKESGVEARNKKEYMEEPLWYTEPITEYFVPFSSRQSKLETKYRSKVDSPDGFALAADMERLPERIQGICIANESYQRAYLAAGSFVDGHFVEGPGEAEDEPAELTGTSSCPQPEDSRDLDDKHLSEFTHFYEVDIYQSILDTSASDSIQESRILSMIRQKSKEQRDVEAECCLVLDGLEQQGKSAIRADSQEASGSVGFLMEDLETMAQVWGCYSPSTSEDIDGESFVGDSPIRLSPLLDSVSFTLSKLSGHLEEPPVPEATREPSGLNSSCFSLFELQYDSPTFPFPRDSLTVGHENNTDSSSCLDPHSNKQSRLLIWTKNSAFDETEHCSNLSTRTCSPWSHSEETRSDNEQGNVPTEDAAHIGNEEIDCIIPPLSGTYLEDEILEFLQEDSGRKCEEVSVKTTTNQTFIKKSKLESICGIALEEDESKQYSTGMFSDNTNQHSDDYSSGIIKDIWTAIGDDKSVMSRQGAEKPREGLFSDEPGGYCCSCLEVQAKGGPIQGPQKKAVQRSEYHLWEGKKEEQDLAKNKLCKVDAAGDYMTPSKPWDLNSDKENTSFILGGVYGELKTLTGDKNWAVVPPSDSQESLLTCAAAAASASSSDMLTITGTDVFMNTGSCFAPGHKPLWRPLVSFGQTDQAIRGGGDGLNKGFSFIFHEDLLGSYGGLHSEEQGLEYPFTSFNLNNPFSQVLHVECSFEPEDMASFSPGFKPKSILCSDSENEAFHPRIYGINRTQYRAIRISPRTHFRPISASELSPGGVSDSEAETDKEEMSFPVLAPVDVFDDPQADLKPLEEDAECEGPYYGKSELESGKFLPRLKKSGMEKSAQTSLDSQEGSSTLLPIAEQEICLDCKTAAAASTAGGETGVSVCKIQKEESSGEKQSCLCAPAGQIPKYGITYDFVGEMPEFPLLNVSGQGGTSNQQDECWWQNTLCSPLFPGSQCTGSSNI